One window of the Lysobacter sp. S4-A87 genome contains the following:
- a CDS encoding EAL domain-containing protein, with the protein MQFGKDTALRLLIVDDSVEAAEAIVSGLRNSGIAVRPSRPENEAELASMIGQHPLPDIVLAAREARAVPITKVMQAVDASGKDLPVLMLIDSIDDTRLLEMFTLGARGVILRGHADHIQSRVRREWADLEARRSLRRLEAQVRETERRCDALIDSSREPIAYIHEGMHIRANPAYLEIFGFETFEDIEGMSLLDLIAPQKVDGFKQLLKQIGKGEAPPRHETEARTLDGSHFPAVMEFTQASYEGESCLQVILRRQEIDPELAREVEELRQRDQVTGLLNRATFLRALEDAVADAAQNATHHGLLLIEPDHFNRLLQDIGLDAADSLIAAMAQRLRAALGPDDVAARFGEHQFAVLTSNSNHKSSMGLAERLRAAFADHVLETADRSLSTTVSIGGVLIGEKIASVTAVLGKASQCVQSASGVGGNRTDLFDPGAADRAEEERVEAWVARIRDALDADRFVMDYQPLIGLHGEPIEMYEAYLRLRGEHGELVPPLTFLQIAEEHGLLWEIDRWVVGRAIAVIGERIRAGKQTTMLVKITQASLQDNTLQQFIQEQLARHGADGRLLVLQLPESKVFTHLRAAQEFQAKVAQYGVRVGLEQFGVGLNSFQLLSHFDAALLKIDRSYMEDLNANPDHQQRVREIAEKARELGKITIAEFVQDAGSMSILFGAGIDYAQGNFLASPGPTMDYEF; encoded by the coding sequence ATGCAATTCGGCAAAGATACGGCGCTGCGCCTGCTGATCGTCGACGATAGCGTCGAGGCAGCCGAGGCCATCGTCAGCGGGCTGCGCAACAGCGGAATCGCGGTGCGCCCGTCGCGACCAGAAAACGAGGCCGAACTGGCCAGCATGATCGGCCAGCATCCGCTGCCGGACATCGTGCTGGCCGCGCGCGAGGCGCGCGCCGTGCCGATCACCAAGGTCATGCAGGCGGTCGACGCCAGCGGCAAGGACCTGCCTGTGTTGATGCTGATCGACAGCATCGACGACACGCGCCTGCTCGAGATGTTCACCCTCGGCGCCCGCGGCGTGATCCTGCGCGGCCACGCCGACCACATCCAGAGCCGGGTCCGGCGCGAATGGGCCGACCTCGAGGCGCGCCGTTCGCTGCGCCGCCTGGAAGCGCAGGTGCGTGAAACCGAGCGCCGCTGCGATGCGCTGATCGACTCGTCGCGCGAGCCGATCGCCTACATCCACGAAGGCATGCACATCCGCGCCAACCCGGCGTACCTGGAAATCTTCGGCTTCGAGACTTTCGAGGACATCGAAGGCATGTCGCTGCTCGACCTGATCGCACCGCAGAAGGTCGATGGCTTCAAGCAACTGCTCAAGCAGATCGGCAAGGGCGAGGCGCCGCCGCGGCACGAGACCGAAGCACGAACCCTCGACGGGAGCCATTTCCCGGCAGTGATGGAGTTCACCCAGGCCAGCTACGAAGGCGAATCCTGCCTGCAGGTGATCCTGCGCCGCCAGGAGATCGACCCCGAGCTCGCGCGCGAGGTCGAGGAACTGCGCCAGCGCGACCAGGTCACCGGCCTGCTCAACCGCGCCACCTTCCTGCGCGCGCTCGAGGACGCCGTGGCCGATGCCGCGCAGAACGCCACCCACCATGGCCTGCTGCTGATCGAGCCGGACCACTTCAACCGCCTGCTGCAGGACATCGGCCTGGACGCCGCCGACTCGCTGATTGCGGCGATGGCGCAGCGCCTGCGTGCCGCGTTGGGCCCGGACGACGTCGCTGCCCGCTTCGGCGAGCACCAGTTCGCCGTGCTCACCAGCAACAGCAATCACAAGAGCAGCATGGGCCTGGCCGAACGCCTGCGGGCGGCGTTCGCCGACCATGTGCTGGAGACGGCAGACCGCTCGCTCAGCACCACCGTCAGCATCGGTGGCGTCCTGATTGGCGAAAAAATCGCCAGCGTCACCGCCGTGCTCGGCAAGGCCAGTCAGTGCGTGCAGTCGGCCAGTGGCGTCGGCGGCAACCGCACCGACCTGTTCGACCCGGGCGCAGCCGACCGTGCCGAGGAAGAGCGCGTCGAAGCCTGGGTCGCGCGCATCCGCGATGCGCTCGACGCAGACCGCTTCGTGATGGATTACCAGCCGCTGATCGGCCTGCATGGCGAGCCGATCGAAATGTACGAGGCCTACCTGCGCCTGCGCGGCGAGCACGGCGAACTGGTGCCGCCGCTCACCTTCCTGCAGATCGCCGAGGAACACGGGCTGCTGTGGGAAATCGACCGCTGGGTCGTGGGCAGGGCGATTGCGGTGATCGGCGAGCGCATTCGCGCCGGCAAGCAGACCACGATGCTGGTCAAGATCACCCAGGCTTCGCTGCAGGACAACACCCTGCAGCAGTTCATCCAGGAGCAGTTGGCGCGTCACGGCGCCGATGGTCGCTTGCTGGTGCTGCAGCTGCCGGAGTCGAAGGTGTTCACGCATCTGCGCGCGGCCCAGGAGTTCCAGGCCAAGGTCGCCCAGTACGGCGTGCGCGTCGGGCTGGAGCAGTTCGGTGTCGGCCTCAATTCGTTCCAGCTGCTGAGCCACTTCGATGCGGCGCTGCTGAAGATCGACCGCAGCTACATGGAAGACCTGAACGCCAACCCCGACCACCAGCAGCGCGTTCGCGAGATCGCCGAGAAGGCGCGCGAGCTGGGCAAGATCACCATCGCCGAGTTCGTCCAGGATGCCGGCAGCATGAGCATCCTGTTCGGCGCGGGGATCGACTATGCGCAGGGCAACTTCCTGGCGTCGCCGGGTCCGACGATGGACTACGAGTTCTGA
- the htpX gene encoding protease HtpX → MFKRIALFLATNLAVLALLSIVMAVLQKYFNVTLGNSGSLLLMATFFGFGGSLISLMTSKWIAKRSTGAHVIEQPRNESEQWLVNTVRRQAEAAGIKMPEVAIYDGPEINAFATGPSRNNSLVAVSTGLLRAMNRDEAEAVLGHEVSHVANGDMVTMALIQGVLNTFVIVLSRVVGRVIDSFISGNREGGGVGIGYYVIVFVLDMIFGLFASMIAMWFSRHREFRADAGGARLAGRDKMISALQRLSQTYGESTLPKTVQAFGISGAVGHGLRRLLMSHPPLEERIETLRNAPLEQVRGTVVS, encoded by the coding sequence ATGTTCAAACGCATCGCCCTGTTCCTCGCCACCAACCTGGCGGTCCTGGCCCTGCTCAGCATCGTCATGGCGGTGCTGCAGAAGTACTTCAACGTCACATTGGGAAATTCCGGCAGCCTGCTGCTGATGGCCACCTTCTTCGGCTTCGGCGGTTCGCTGATCTCGCTGATGACCTCCAAGTGGATCGCCAAGCGCTCCACCGGCGCGCACGTGATCGAGCAACCGCGCAACGAGTCCGAGCAGTGGCTGGTCAACACCGTGCGCCGCCAGGCCGAGGCCGCGGGCATCAAGATGCCGGAAGTGGCCATCTACGACGGTCCGGAGATCAACGCCTTCGCCACCGGTCCGAGCCGCAACAACTCGCTGGTCGCGGTGTCCACCGGCCTGCTGCGCGCGATGAACCGCGACGAGGCCGAGGCCGTGCTGGGCCATGAGGTCAGCCACGTCGCCAATGGCGACATGGTGACGATGGCGCTGATCCAGGGCGTGCTCAACACGTTCGTGATCGTGCTGTCGCGCGTGGTCGGTCGCGTGATCGACAGCTTCATCAGCGGCAACCGCGAGGGCGGTGGCGTCGGCATCGGTTACTACGTGATCGTGTTCGTGCTCGACATGATCTTCGGCCTGTTCGCCAGCATGATCGCGATGTGGTTCTCGCGTCACCGCGAGTTCCGCGCCGACGCCGGCGGCGCCCGCCTGGCCGGACGCGACAAGATGATCTCCGCGCTGCAGCGCCTGTCGCAGACCTACGGCGAAAGCACGCTGCCCAAGACCGTCCAGGCCTTCGGCATCAGCGGTGCGGTCGGCCACGGCCTGCGCCGGCTGCTGATGAGCCACCCGCCGCTGGAAGAGCGCATCGAGACGCTGCGCAATGCGCCGCTGGAGCAGGTGCGCGGGACTGTGGTGAGCTGA
- the gluQRS gene encoding tRNA glutamyl-Q(34) synthetase GluQRS — protein MSPTPATYRGRFAPSPTGDLHFGSLLAAFGSWLLARQAGGRWLVRVEDLDPPREVTGAARRQLDALAAFGFHADEDVVWQSRRGALYQAALDRLLESDRAFYCHCSRTDLIVAAGVHRACVARAGRPDPAVRLRVADGSVAGFDDLVVGHYSQDVAGSVGDFVLRRADGYWAYQLAVVVDDADQGITDVVRGADLLDSTPRQILLQRALGLPTPRYAHLPLVLGPDGRKLSKSDAAQPVDRDDPLPALRAAWQRLGQDPAVLADASDLPDLLARAVAAFVPASIPAQPAPARELSFASVTMAGADAGDGD, from the coding sequence GTGTCCCCTACGCCCGCCACCTACCGCGGCCGCTTTGCGCCCTCGCCTACCGGCGACCTGCATTTTGGCTCATTGCTGGCAGCTTTCGGCAGCTGGTTGCTGGCCCGGCAGGCAGGCGGCCGCTGGCTGGTGCGGGTCGAGGACCTGGACCCGCCACGCGAGGTCACCGGTGCCGCCCGTCGCCAGCTCGATGCGCTTGCCGCCTTCGGCTTCCACGCCGACGAGGACGTGGTCTGGCAAAGCCGGCGCGGCGCCTTGTACCAGGCCGCACTCGACCGCCTGCTCGAAAGCGATCGTGCCTTCTATTGCCACTGCAGCCGCACCGACCTGATCGTCGCCGCCGGCGTCCACCGTGCCTGCGTGGCACGGGCCGGCAGGCCTGACCCGGCGGTGCGCCTGCGCGTCGCCGACGGCAGCGTGGCCGGGTTCGACGACCTCGTCGTCGGCCACTACAGCCAGGACGTCGCGGGCAGCGTGGGCGACTTCGTGCTGCGTCGCGCCGACGGCTACTGGGCCTACCAGCTGGCGGTGGTCGTCGACGACGCCGACCAGGGCATCACCGACGTCGTGCGTGGTGCCGACCTGCTCGACTCGACCCCGCGCCAGATCCTGCTGCAGCGCGCGCTCGGCCTGCCGACGCCGCGCTATGCGCACCTGCCGCTGGTGCTCGGGCCGGACGGGCGAAAGCTGTCCAAGTCCGACGCGGCACAGCCGGTCGATCGCGACGACCCGCTGCCGGCCCTGCGCGCGGCCTGGCAGCGTCTCGGCCAGGATCCGGCGGTGCTTGCCGACGCCAGCGACCTGCCCGACCTGCTCGCCCGCGCCGTGGCCGCGTTCGTGCCCGCCTCCATCCCGGCACAGCCGGCGCCCGCGCGCGAGTTGTCATTTGCGTCGGTCACCATGGCCGGGGCGGACGCGGGCGATGGCGATTGA
- the phbB gene encoding acetoacetyl-CoA reductase, translating into MQSRVALVTGGTGGIGSSIVQRLAQAGHRVATNYRDEGRARAWQAQMRERGFDIALAPGDVSSPEQAQALIEQIERDLGPIEVLVNNAGITRDSTFHRMTPMQWNEVIGTNLNSCFNVTRPVIEGMRERKWGRIVQISSINGLKGQYGQANYAAAKAGMHGFTISLARENARFGITVNTVSPGYVATDMVMSVPEEVRAKIVAEIPTGRLGTPNEIAYAVAFLVAEEAAWITGSNLDINGGHHMGW; encoded by the coding sequence ATGCAGTCACGCGTAGCCCTGGTCACCGGCGGTACCGGTGGCATCGGCAGTTCGATCGTCCAGCGCCTGGCGCAGGCCGGTCATCGGGTCGCCACCAACTACCGTGACGAAGGCCGGGCGCGCGCCTGGCAGGCGCAGATGCGCGAACGCGGCTTCGATATCGCGCTCGCCCCCGGCGACGTTTCGTCGCCCGAGCAGGCGCAGGCACTGATCGAGCAGATCGAACGCGACCTGGGCCCGATCGAAGTGCTGGTCAACAACGCCGGCATCACCCGCGACTCGACCTTCCACCGCATGACGCCGATGCAGTGGAACGAGGTGATCGGCACCAACCTCAACTCCTGCTTCAACGTCACCCGGCCGGTGATCGAAGGCATGCGCGAGCGCAAATGGGGCCGGATCGTGCAGATCAGCTCGATCAACGGCCTCAAGGGCCAGTACGGCCAGGCCAACTACGCCGCGGCCAAGGCCGGCATGCATGGCTTCACGATTTCGCTGGCGCGTGAGAACGCCCGCTTCGGCATCACCGTCAACACGGTCTCGCCAGGCTACGTGGCGACCGACATGGTGATGTCGGTGCCGGAGGAGGTCCGCGCCAAGATCGTCGCCGAGATCCCGACCGGTCGCCTGGGCACGCCGAACGAGATCGCCTACGCCGTTGCGTTCCTGGTCGCCGAAGAGGCCGCCTGGATCACCGGCTCCAACCTCGACATCAACGGCGGCCACCACATGGGCTGGTAA
- the phaR gene encoding polyhydroxyalkanoate synthesis repressor PhaR, whose translation MASMRVIKKYPNRRLYDTEISSYITIEDVRQLIVDGEEFEVRDARSGDDLTRQVLLQIIAEHEQDGEPVLSTQLLSQIIRFYGDSLQGFMGSYLERSMQVFLDQQQQFRNQMGGILGQTPWALMNQLTERNLAMWNEFQRNLSSTVGQSPTPPGTGTGAGNSSKPKADTKR comes from the coding sequence ATGGCATCGATGCGCGTCATCAAGAAGTATCCGAACCGCCGGCTCTACGACACCGAGATTTCCAGTTACATCACCATTGAGGACGTGCGCCAGCTCATCGTCGACGGCGAGGAGTTCGAGGTGCGCGACGCGCGCAGCGGCGACGACCTCACCCGCCAGGTGCTGCTGCAGATCATTGCCGAGCACGAACAGGACGGCGAACCGGTGCTGTCGACGCAGCTGCTCAGCCAGATCATCCGCTTCTACGGGGACTCGCTGCAGGGCTTCATGGGCAGCTACCTGGAGCGCTCGATGCAGGTCTTCCTCGACCAGCAGCAGCAGTTCCGCAACCAGATGGGAGGCATCCTCGGGCAGACGCCGTGGGCGCTGATGAACCAGCTCACCGAGCGCAACCTGGCGATGTGGAACGAGTTCCAGCGCAACCTGTCGAGCACGGTCGGCCAGAGTCCGACCCCGCCGGGCACGGGTACTGGCGCGGGCAACAGCAGCAAGCCCAAAGCCGACACCAAGCGCTGA
- a CDS encoding M48 family metallopeptidase, which translates to MRWWILVLFAGYAAWQWFGSAKVDPYTGETAHYGTTAEEEVQLGAQAFQQVLGEANAQNALLPANAQVSQQIREIAQRLIARVPQVTAALAAQHQQEVPVDHQAFQWDVAVIQSDQVNAFCLPGGKMAVYTGLLPVAKNADAMAVVMGHEIAHALLRHGSQRMAQQKLVQMGQMAAGMAVGGMDPGQQQAIMAALGAGAQYGLILPYGRNHETQADKVGLMLAAAACFNPQEAIPLWQRMAELGGGERPPEFASTHPDPANRIQVLQSLMPQAEQFRAQYCK; encoded by the coding sequence ATGCGCTGGTGGATCCTCGTCCTGTTTGCCGGCTATGCCGCCTGGCAGTGGTTTGGCAGCGCCAAGGTCGACCCCTACACCGGCGAGACCGCGCACTACGGCACCACCGCCGAAGAAGAAGTGCAGCTGGGCGCGCAGGCGTTCCAGCAGGTGCTGGGCGAAGCCAATGCGCAGAACGCGCTGCTGCCCGCCAATGCCCAGGTCAGCCAGCAGATCCGCGAGATCGCGCAGCGGCTGATCGCGCGCGTGCCGCAGGTGACCGCCGCGCTGGCCGCGCAGCACCAGCAGGAAGTGCCGGTCGACCACCAGGCCTTCCAGTGGGACGTCGCCGTCATCCAGTCCGACCAGGTCAATGCGTTCTGCCTGCCGGGCGGCAAGATGGCGGTCTACACCGGCTTGCTGCCGGTGGCCAAGAACGCGGACGCGATGGCGGTGGTGATGGGCCACGAGATCGCCCACGCCCTGCTGCGCCACGGCTCGCAGCGCATGGCCCAGCAAAAGCTGGTGCAGATGGGGCAGATGGCCGCCGGCATGGCGGTCGGCGGGATGGACCCGGGCCAGCAGCAGGCGATCATGGCCGCGCTGGGCGCCGGTGCGCAGTACGGATTGATCCTGCCCTACGGTCGCAATCACGAGACCCAGGCCGACAAGGTCGGGCTGATGCTGGCGGCGGCGGCCTGTTTCAATCCGCAGGAAGCGATTCCGCTGTGGCAGCGGATGGCGGAGCTGGGCGGTGGCGAGCGTCCGCCGGAATTCGCCTCGACCCATCCGGATCCGGCCAACCGCATCCAGGTGCTGCAGTCGCTGATGCCGCAGGCGGAGCAGTTCCGCGCGCAGTACTGCAAATAG
- a CDS encoding formylglycine-generating enzyme family protein: MRAPLLAFAAMLALLSGCSREPSGPSREAAGARAPIVTISADQAVSPVPPWRAPVVEVNEANFKELKANAAAALKEGRLFGGAEDAIPLYLALRRYAPNDAAVQAGFRRAMTSLLGKGSEALAAIDRDPLSLRRAHEVAAVARAIAPDDAKVVAYLARLDKSDQAQEANRLGEEALNAGRLGVDGGQDTALAWFHQALELRPGDQRANQGIAAVESALIRRAEVAADHDDYDGAQRELDAAANVRPGYASVDDARARVAMQRIARVNALRDAGVAVLTRNAGVDEARRLLGLLLRIAPAGDPAARELRERIDLATHYGLFRPGQTFTDAMKGGGRGPQLVVIPHGAFRMGAPEGEIDSSDAERPLRNIRFERGLAMSRTEITVGEFRRFMAASKHRARASRRGYSNAYDERSGNFVRRGNVDWQSDYAGNPARDDMPVVHVSAKDAIAYAEWLSAQTGQRYRLPSEAEFEYALRAGNSRRYPWGDGTPPVRTGNFTGGLDASPSGRRWRNAFVGYGDGAWGPAPVGTYRANAFGVHDLSGNVSEWVADCWHDTYRRAPRDAAAWFNPGCRSRVVRGGSWASSPAQTRSAWRQGSDGNVTSARIGFRVVREI; the protein is encoded by the coding sequence TTGCGCGCACCGTTGTTGGCTTTCGCCGCCATGCTGGCATTGCTGTCGGGCTGTTCGCGCGAGCCGTCCGGCCCGTCCCGCGAAGCCGCCGGCGCACGCGCGCCGATCGTGACCATCAGCGCCGACCAGGCCGTGTCGCCGGTGCCGCCGTGGCGGGCGCCGGTGGTCGAGGTCAACGAGGCCAACTTCAAGGAGCTCAAGGCCAACGCGGCCGCCGCCCTGAAGGAAGGCCGCCTGTTCGGCGGCGCCGAGGACGCGATCCCGCTGTACCTGGCGTTGCGCCGGTACGCACCCAACGATGCCGCGGTGCAAGCGGGCTTCCGTCGCGCCATGACCAGCCTGCTGGGCAAGGGCAGTGAAGCACTGGCCGCGATCGACCGCGATCCGCTGTCGCTGCGGCGCGCGCATGAAGTCGCCGCCGTTGCGCGTGCGATCGCGCCCGACGACGCCAAGGTGGTGGCCTACCTGGCGCGCCTGGACAAATCCGACCAGGCGCAGGAAGCCAACCGGCTTGGCGAGGAAGCCCTCAATGCCGGACGCCTCGGCGTGGATGGCGGTCAGGACACCGCCCTGGCCTGGTTTCATCAGGCGCTGGAGCTGCGTCCGGGTGACCAGCGCGCCAACCAGGGCATCGCCGCGGTGGAAAGCGCCTTGATCCGGCGCGCCGAAGTGGCCGCCGATCATGACGACTACGACGGTGCCCAGCGCGAGCTCGACGCCGCAGCGAACGTGCGACCAGGCTATGCCAGTGTCGACGATGCCCGTGCCCGCGTGGCGATGCAGCGCATCGCCCGGGTCAACGCGTTGCGCGACGCAGGCGTGGCGGTGCTGACCCGCAACGCCGGCGTCGACGAGGCAAGGCGCCTGCTTGGGTTGCTGCTGCGCATCGCGCCAGCCGGTGACCCGGCCGCACGCGAGCTGCGCGAACGCATCGACCTGGCCACGCATTACGGCCTGTTCCGCCCCGGCCAGACCTTCACCGATGCGATGAAGGGCGGCGGTCGCGGGCCGCAGCTGGTGGTGATCCCGCACGGTGCCTTCCGCATGGGTGCGCCCGAGGGCGAGATCGACTCCAGCGATGCCGAGCGACCGCTGCGCAACATCCGCTTCGAGCGTGGCCTGGCGATGTCGCGCACGGAGATAACCGTAGGCGAATTCCGTCGTTTCATGGCCGCGAGCAAGCACCGCGCACGTGCCAGCCGGCGCGGCTATTCCAACGCCTACGACGAGCGCAGCGGCAACTTCGTGCGTCGCGGCAACGTCGACTGGCAATCCGACTACGCCGGCAACCCGGCCCGCGACGACATGCCGGTGGTCCACGTCAGCGCCAAGGATGCGATTGCCTATGCCGAGTGGCTGTCGGCGCAGACCGGCCAGCGCTACCGGCTGCCGAGCGAGGCCGAGTTCGAGTACGCGTTGCGCGCCGGCAACAGCCGCCGCTACCCGTGGGGTGACGGCACACCGCCGGTGCGCACAGGCAACTTCACCGGCGGCCTGGACGCGTCGCCCAGCGGCCGTCGCTGGCGCAATGCCTTCGTCGGTTATGGAGATGGCGCCTGGGGCCCGGCGCCGGTGGGCACCTATCGCGCCAATGCATTCGGCGTGCACGACCTGTCTGGCAATGTCAGCGAGTGGGTGGCGGACTGCTGGCACGACACCTACCGTCGCGCGCCGCGGGATGCTGCGGCCTGGTTCAACCCCGGTTGCCGTTCCAGAGTCGTGCGGGGCGGTTCCTGGGCAAGTTCGCCAGCGCAGACGCGATCGGCCTGGCGACAGGGCAGCGACGGCAATGTGACGAGTGCGCGCATCGGGTTCCGGGTGGTGCGCGAAATCTGA
- the rnd gene encoding ribonuclease D, protein MPAAWITDPAALRAHFAVPPARIGLDTEFIRERTFWPQLALVQIAIERADGDEPDILLVDPLAPGILAALTPILADDSIVKVMHSPSEDLVAFRHSCGVVPKPLFDTQLAAALAGIGAGLGYQKLVEQLTGIALAKGETRSDWLRRPLSAAQLEYAADDVRHLFEMHDQLQHRLQELGRSDWLAEDAARTVINAENEGPERWPHATMRSAQFLERDAQLRLLRLLRWRDTYARDNDRPRTWILDNELAVNLARNPPMDRAGLQRDLDAHPKAPRKLGDAVWAALNTPLPDEADAPDANQGDNRDKQRLRKLQDAVAARSAELGLPDGVLASRRWLEALLDRGEWPDALSGWRREALEPGIGPLLAGQD, encoded by the coding sequence ATGCCTGCCGCCTGGATCACCGACCCCGCCGCCCTGCGCGCCCATTTCGCTGTACCGCCGGCGCGGATCGGACTGGACACCGAGTTCATCCGCGAACGCACCTTCTGGCCGCAACTGGCGCTGGTGCAGATCGCAATCGAGCGCGCGGATGGTGACGAGCCTGACATCCTGCTGGTCGACCCGCTCGCGCCCGGCATCCTCGCCGCGCTGACGCCGATCCTCGCCGACGACTCCATCGTCAAGGTGATGCACAGCCCCAGCGAAGACCTGGTCGCCTTCCGCCATTCCTGCGGCGTGGTGCCCAAGCCGCTGTTCGACACCCAGCTCGCCGCCGCACTGGCCGGCATCGGCGCCGGCCTGGGCTACCAGAAGCTCGTCGAACAACTGACCGGCATCGCCCTGGCCAAGGGCGAGACGCGCTCGGACTGGCTGCGTCGTCCGCTGTCGGCGGCCCAGCTCGAGTACGCCGCTGACGACGTGCGCCACCTGTTCGAAATGCACGACCAGCTCCAGCACCGCCTGCAGGAACTGGGTCGCAGCGACTGGCTGGCCGAGGACGCCGCACGCACGGTGATCAACGCCGAGAACGAAGGCCCGGAACGCTGGCCGCACGCGACCATGCGCAGCGCCCAGTTCCTCGAACGCGACGCCCAGCTGCGCCTGTTGCGCCTGCTGCGCTGGCGCGACACCTACGCCCGCGACAACGACCGTCCGCGTACCTGGATCCTCGACAACGAACTGGCGGTCAACCTCGCCCGCAACCCGCCGATGGATCGCGCCGGGCTGCAACGTGATCTCGATGCGCACCCGAAGGCGCCGCGCAAGTTGGGCGATGCGGTGTGGGCCGCCTTGAACACACCGCTGCCTGATGAAGCCGACGCGCCCGACGCCAACCAGGGCGACAACCGCGACAAGCAGCGGCTGCGCAAGCTGCAGGATGCGGTGGCCGCGCGCAGTGCCGAGCTGGGATTGCCGGATGGCGTGCTGGCCTCTCGGCGGTGGCTTGAGGCGTTGCTCGATCGCGGAGAGTGGCCGGATGCCTTGTCGGGCTGGCGTCGTGAGGCGCTGGAGCCGGGGATCGGGCCGTTGCTGGCGGGGCAGGACTGA